The following are encoded together in the Vigna angularis cultivar LongXiaoDou No.4 chromosome 9, ASM1680809v1, whole genome shotgun sequence genome:
- the LOC108346506 gene encoding uncharacterized protein LOC108346506, producing the protein MHTGTEEEKSKLEVLEYRLKAIEGSESYGFGDVARLSLAPGMIIPHKFKVPEFEKYKGSTCPKNQLTMYCRKMAAYAHDEKLLIHLFQDSLAESSLSWYTHLEFSHICSWANLADVFRELVAQVELPLYNKEMVGMFVSTLSSPFHEHMIESVTSKFTGIIIINQNSRAWAEEWQNYIFDHYSKKVVLSGKGEGNGSTCNNSNTHMGRSCVHS; encoded by the exons ATGCACACTGGcacagaagaagagaaaagtaaACTTGAAGTACTGGAATACAGGCTAAAAGCCATAGAGGGTTCTGAAAGTTACGGGTTTGGTGACGTGGCGAGGTTGAGCCTGGCCCCAGGTATGATAATCCCACATAAGTTTAAGGTGCCAGAATTCGAGAAATATAAGGGTAGCACATGCCCTAAAAATCAATTGACCATGTATTGCCGAAAAATGGCTGCTTACGCTCATGACGAAAAATTGCTTATCCATTTATTTCAAGATAGCTTGGCTGAATCATCATTGAGTTGGTATACGCATCTGGAATTCTCTCATATTTGTTCTTGGGCAAATTTGGCGGATGTCTTT AGAGAATTGGTAGCACAAGTAGAGCTGCCTCTATACAACAAGGAGATGGTTGGAATGTTTGTGAGCACACTATCATCACCTTTTCATGAGCATATGATCGAAAGTGTGACTTCAAAATTCACTGGTATCATCATCATAAACCAAAATAGTCGAGCTTGGGCTGAAGAATGGCAAAATTACATCTTCGACCACTATTCCAAAAAAGTCGTTTTATCCGGAAAAGGAGAAGGAAATGGGAGTACATGCAATAATAGCAATACCCATATGGGGAGGTCATGCGTCCACTCATAA